In the Ricinus communis isolate WT05 ecotype wild-type chromosome 3, ASM1957865v1, whole genome shotgun sequence genome, GATTATCATATACAACTGTTTCTAGTTTCTGAATTTGTTGTCTCTTAAAAGTTAGCGATGgcaaattttagattttttattcattttaatattaacttttattttttctcttaaaatctaaaaaactAAGacatttctaaaataaaaattatagtttaaatatatttctttattatttcttttctttcattttttttgttacaacttattcataaaaattaattttaaaaacatattAGCTAGTAGCCTGTTGATTCCCCCGCTGAAATGGACTTAAAATTGCAAAttagaaacataaaaaaaaaaaaaaaaaaaaagtgcttAATTACAATGAATGAAGCAATTACTCTCTGACATTTTTATATGGACGTACCaagttaattagatttaaCTCAGATGACAAGCCTAATTATATATGAGTTAtgatcataaattataaaactaagtgatattgatatataaaatttaaattttagctACTCCTATTGCACATCATACAATTTTCAGAGACTTCTTTTAACATTATCAGAAGAGTAAAGAACAATAAACACCCTAATCAAGTACAAATAAAACACATGATAAGTCAAAATATTTCAACTCAAACAATTTGTGtttcaataatttaacattgtgacccaaaaaaaaaagttaaaatattcttttctgatcgaataaattaacatattcaTATTAAACATTTTTGCACAGTTTATACACAAATTAGagtaaattttacatattgtCCCTCAACTTTCAAGCAAGATTTTGACTCAGATGACAACCACTACCAACAATTTTGCGATTGAGCTTGACACCTTTAGAAAAGATTTCGACCCAAGGGAGCCCTCAAACAATTGAGGATTGAGCCGAGGGAGAGAAACGTCTCTTGAGAGGTGTAGAGGGCTTAGGACACCTTCGGAGTAGAGCCTTAGTCGCCTTTGTACTTGCTACCGTCACCTCTGACACCTCTCCACTTACTCTAGCCTTTCGCCATCTTCTTCGCCCTTTGTCGTTGCTCCACCATATAGTGCTCATCCTCCAGCAATAACGCACATAATAGTCCTTGATGTTTCAgtgttttttaatttcaaataggGGTTTTTCggttttgattttgttttttttttttttactctcAATTAGGGATCCCTCAATtttgatttcatttttatttttcatttccaTTTAGTTGTTTTGgtgtttgattttgttttattttattttattttattttattttattttttcaaataagtgccaaatgtttttattttaatggtcCTAATATGTTAACGTGACATGTAATAAtgacatgttttttttttaaaaaagcaGTTAAATTGCCATATCAGATTTTCATCTgtcttttaaataaatggagactgaCATAAAAGAGTTAGTGAtacatcaattaaaatttaaaaagttcaatgctacaaattgaaatttatcctatatttggttgaaatccattaaaataattaattcatttgagaaaaaacttgagaaagaaacataaattaaaaataatgaagttgaacgaaatattttaatgttttgaaatatatatacttactAATATGGAgatcatttgaaaattctaccaattttgttaaaatttagtttagctataaCTAATTCTatacaaatttgattatataaaatttaaatttaatttcaactttatttaaaatacataaattttaaatttataaataaaatctataaattttatgaattttaattaaatatataaaatttttgatataagaTTGAGACACCATAAGTGCAATTAAGCCGCACAAACTAGGACGACTCAATCACCGAACCGCCAGTCACtaccaaaagaagaaaaaagaaaggaaaaagaagaaaaagaaaaaaaaaaatgaaagaaaggcGCCCATTATAAGCAAGGTCGGTAACTCAATATCCacatttctctctcttctttcccTTCTTTTTCTCCCATCTTAACGCCCTAATTTGCTATTTTCTCCAGAAAATTTTCAACTCTATAAGCCCAGCGAAGAATCCTATAATGTATGGGTCTTCCAGTAACAGTAGCAGTACCAGTAGTAAGGATATAAGGAGCACTGAATCACGAGCTTGTGCTGCATGTAGTTACCAACGTAGAAAATGTGAACCAGATTGCTTTTATGCACCCTATTTCCCTGCTGATGCTCGGAACGATTTTCGAAACGTCAATAGACTGTTTGGTCTTGCTAAGTTCATGAAAATCCTAAACGGATTAAACGATTCGGGTCAGAAAGGAGATGCTGCTAGGAGTATGATATACGAGGCTAATGCTAGGGCTAAATTTCCTGTTGGTGGGTGCAGTcaaattatatctatatttCAGTATGACATTGAGTATATTGAAATGGTACTTAAAATTGTAAGGAATTGGATTGCGCCTGAACGGGAGCTTGcaagttcttcttcttcttcttccaatCCTCCACCTATACATAATGCCGCTCAGTTTATTGGGTATGGTCCAAACCAAGAAATTCAAGTACAAGAACTGATGCAGCGAGAAAATCAAGAAGGGGAAAGGGATCAGAAAAATGCATTTCAACGGGAGCTTGCAAGATCTTCTTATTGTAATAATCCTCCTATCCATAATGGCATTCAGGGGTATGATGtaaatcaagaaattcaagaacAAGAACTGATGCAGCAAGATAATCAAGAACAAGAATTGACGCaacaagaaaatcaagaaCGTGCTACAACTGAGGCGGATGAATTCTCATTATCGGTAGAAGAACTTGAATTATTAGTTGGCATGTTTGACCGATGAAGGATCTTCTCAGATGTAGgtttttaccttttcttttcctcattGCCAATcgttaatattcttttatatatgtatatataattgatagaAGATAAACTCGGTAATTGGCAATTGGCAATTGGCAATTTGATATCGAAAGGATTCTTAAAACTCTTAAAGAAACAGTAAGTATTCAGTAAACAAATACTGTGACATGATGATGCATTTCCCAGTATTTAAAGATTGAAACTTGAAATGACTCGGTGGGCTGATTACAATCAAATGAGGCTATTTGTATAAGAAGCTAAGATACATGAAAGGCAGAAATGTCTTCTCAAGTTAGGTcataataaatttctattcATTGAAGCTAAGATATACGAAGCTATTGTTTCATTTTCGTTTCTGGCAGGAGGGTTTCTTACTGAATAGTTAGATAGCAATTCGATTTATTGTGTTGGGATTGCATTATATTATCTTGAGAAAATTAACGTTATTttgattgaataaaatttgtaaattaaattttacatgtttgattgaaataaaatttaaatttttttatatatttaaatttattaaattaattaataaaatttttaaataaattttatattaataaattgatatatttcaaaatactaaattattttcttttaatttaacatttcattttgttttttctataatgtcttctctttctataaattttttatcataatttatttcaaaacagtatttgttttatttaaaataaattctataattattagtt is a window encoding:
- the LOC8259575 gene encoding LOB domain-containing protein 7, encoding MYGSSSNSSSTSSKDIRSTESRACAACSYQRRKCEPDCFYAPYFPADARNDFRNVNRLFGLAKFMKILNGLNDSGQKGDAARSMIYEANARAKFPVGGCSQIISIFQYDIEYIEMVLKIVRNWIAPERELASSSSSSSNPPPIHNAAQFIGYGPNQEIQVQELMQRENQEGERDQKNAFQRELARSSYCNNPPIHNGIQGYDVNQEIQEQELMQQDNQEQELTQQENQERATTEADEFSLSVEELELLVGMFDR